GAAAGCTCTTGTTTCGGAGTCGATGAAGTTCCCCTCTCTTTATTTTCAGAATAATGTGGCCTATGGGATAAATCTTTTAGATGCTCTCGTAAAATTTGGAGTTAAAAGAATCGTTTTTTCTTCTACCTGCTCAGTTTATGGTTCTGTGAACAAAATTCCAATTGATGAAAATGTTTCGGTCCGACCCGAAAATCCCTACGGAGAATCTAAGCTCCTCTTTGAAAAGATGCTTGAATGGTACCGGAAAATTCATGGAATTAGACCGGTCATTTTTAGATATTTTAATGCTGCAGGAGCAACCGGAAGTCATGGTGAGCACCACAGAATGGAGACTCATTTGATTCCTAGGATCTTACAAGTTGCTCTTGGTCTTGAACCAAAGATAGAGATTTATGGTCATGATTATCCCACAGATGATGGAACAGCTGTACGAGATTATATCCATGTCGTGGATTTGGTTGAAGCCCATATCAAGGCATTAGAAATTCCATTTGAAGGGGTTTATAATCTGGGAAATGCGAAGGGCTATTCGGTTCTTCAAATTATAGAGTTATCGAGAAATATTACTTCTAGACCCATTCCTGCGGTTTTTACTTCCCGTCGAGCCGGAGATCCGCCTATTCTTGTAGCCGATTTTAGCAAAGCCTTCAAAACTTTTGGCTGGAAGCCGAAAAACGATATGAGTTCGATCATCCATAGTGCTTGGTTATGGCACAAATCCCATCCTCAAGGCTATGGCTAAGAAAGTTCCCTTGTTTTAGGATCTAAGGTGTCTCTTAACCATTCACCAAAAACATTTAATGACCAAAGGGTTAAGCTTAGATATAAACCCGGAAAAAAAAGAAGCCACCAGGAGATTTTAACCGGATTTATAGCGTTTGCTCCATCTGACAATAAACTCCCAAGGCTAGAGGAAGGAGGTTCTACGCCTAATCCAAGAAAACTTAAGAATGATTCTTCCAAAATGACTGTGGGGATGGTCAAGGTTAAATAAACAACAACTAGTCCTGCTAAGTTAGGTAAAATATGTTTGAGAAGGATATTTAAGCTGTTTTGTCCTAGAACCTTGGAAGCCTGGACAAATAAAGATTCTTTTAAGACTAATACTCGGCTTCTGACGACCCTGGCCATCGTTAGCCATTCCACAAGCCCTAACCCAACTAAGAGCAGTATAATTCGAGAATAGGGCAGAAGATAATTAAAGTGAGCTTGATAAAGAAAAGTACGCAGGGGTTTTTCAAATAAAGCTATCAGAACGATGACAAATACCAGTACGGGTAAAGAATATAGAAGGTCAACGATTTGCATCATAAGCCTTTCAATTTTGCCTCCTGCATAAGCTGCTATTGCTCCATAGGAAACACCCAGGAAAAGACTGATCAGTGAGCCACTTAATCCAACAGTAAAAGAGATCCTGGCTCCAAATAAGATCCTTATGAATAGATCCCGTCCGTGGATATCTGTTCCAAATATATGGCGAAGGCTTGGAGGATGAAGAGTTTCGTTGGTAATCTGGGAAAGGGATTCAGGGTATAACCAAGGTCCTATTATAGCCAAAAGGACAAGAAAAAAAAAGATCAAGAACGATTTGAGCGGAAATCTTCCATTTCTTTTTCTTATTTTAAAACTATTCTTTTGTCGAAAAGAAGACATAGAATGTCAGCAACTAGATTAAAAGTAATAAGTAAAACAGAGTACACCAATGTAACTCCGCTTACGAGGAAAACATCTCGGTTAAGAACCCCATCTACAAAAAAAGAACCCATTCCGCTAATACCGAAAATTTGTTCAATAACGATGGATCCCGTCATGAGATTAGCGGCTAATGGACCGCAATAGGCAATTATAGGGGCAGCTGCAGCTTTCAAGGCATGAACAAAAACAATGGCCGACTCGTTTAATCCCTTTGCTTTAGCTGTGCGTATGTAGTCGGAATGAAGAACTTCAAGCATAGAGCTGCGGGTTAGCCGGGATACAACGCATCCATAAGGTATCCCAAGACATAAAGTGGGAAGAATGATTGTATTAAGAGAACCCCATCCCGCAGGAGGAAAAAGCTTTAGAAATATGGCAAAAATCAATACGGAAAAAGGGGCTATTACGAAATTGGGAATAGAAATTCCAGCAAGAGTAATGGCCTGGGTGATTTTATCTAAGGGACGGTTCCAGAAAAAAGCACTAAGAGAACCACTGACGATACCGAAAACAAGAGATAGAACAAAAGCGCATCCTCCCAGCATTATTGATACAGGTAATGTTTGAGCGATAATTTCGTTAACTGATCGGTTACGATATCGAGTAGAGAGCATTAAATCTCCATGAAGTAGACTAGAAAGATAATTCTCGTATTGTTCCAGCAGCGTTCCATTGAGTTTATAACGTGCCTCTAGTTCTCTTAAAATATTCGGCGGGATATTTCTTTCAGAACTAAAAGGATTCCCAGGGGAAAGTCTAACGAGGAAAAAGGTAAGAGTAACAACTCCTATTAATATAAAAAGAGAAGACAGAATTCTCCTTATGAGGTAAGTCCACATGGATTGAGCATAATGACTTTTTATGAATCAAAGATCGAGTTGTTTGAACATTGTTTATCGATCCAATCAATTATCTCTTTTTACAGTCATTATTTTTGTTGGTTCTCTTTGTCAAGTTCTTCTATAATTCTCAGTACTTTATCTCCTCGATAAAGTGAGTCATCGATTTTAAAGGTTAATCGAGGGGTAAATTTGCTTTGTAGCCTTTTACCTATCCATTTTTGCCATTCATTTCGATGCCTGTTCAGGATATCTAATAAATTTTCATCGGAAATTGAGGCATCGAAGATGCTGATAAATATCGAAGCTTCCTTCAGATCAGCAGTGGTTTCTACTGAAGATATGGTTAAAACCAGTCCTTCGAGTTCTACTTCACGTTGAAAGCAGAAAGAAAGTTCCCTACGGATAACCTCTGACACTCTGATCGCCCTCGAAGTCATGGCATTAATCAGAAAAAAAGATGATTAAAAATGTTATAAACTTTGAGCAATCTTCTCCAATTGATAACATTGGATGATGTCATCAATTTCATAATCATTGAAATTCCCAAGCCGGATTCCACACTCAAAACCCATTCTCACTTCAGATACTTCATCTTGAAATCGTTTAAGTGAAAGAATCTCTCCATCATAAATAGGCTGTTTACCC
The DNA window shown above is from Methylacidiphilum caldifontis and carries:
- the galE gene encoding UDP-glucose 4-epimerase GalE, producing MKILVTGGAGYIGSICVEILINKGYQVVVFDNLSEGHIQAVDPKALFVKGDIADRDLLFSVFAAEKPQAVIHFAAKALVSESMKFPSLYFQNNVAYGINLLDALVKFGVKRIVFSSTCSVYGSVNKIPIDENVSVRPENPYGESKLLFEKMLEWYRKIHGIRPVIFRYFNAAGATGSHGEHHRMETHLIPRILQVALGLEPKIEIYGHDYPTDDGTAVRDYIHVVDLVEAHIKALEIPFEGVYNLGNAKGYSVLQIIELSRNITSRPIPAVFTSRRAGDPPILVADFSKAFKTFGWKPKNDMSSIIHSAWLWHKSHPQGYG
- a CDS encoding ABC transporter permease, which codes for MIFFFLVLLAIIGPWLYPESLSQITNETLHPPSLRHIFGTDIHGRDLFIRILFGARISFTVGLSGSLISLFLGVSYGAIAAYAGGKIERLMMQIVDLLYSLPVLVFVIVLIALFEKPLRTFLYQAHFNYLLPYSRIILLLVGLGLVEWLTMARVVRSRVLVLKESLFVQASKVLGQNSLNILLKHILPNLAGLVVVYLTLTIPTVILEESFLSFLGLGVEPPSSSLGSLLSDGANAINPVKISWWLLFFPGLYLSLTLWSLNVFGEWLRDTLDPKTRELS
- a CDS encoding ABC transporter permease, producing MWTYLIRRILSSLFILIGVVTLTFFLVRLSPGNPFSSERNIPPNILRELEARYKLNGTLLEQYENYLSSLLHGDLMLSTRYRNRSVNEIIAQTLPVSIMLGGCAFVLSLVFGIVSGSLSAFFWNRPLDKITQAITLAGISIPNFVIAPFSVLIFAIFLKLFPPAGWGSLNTIILPTLCLGIPYGCVVSRLTRSSMLEVLHSDYIRTAKAKGLNESAIVFVHALKAAAAPIIAYCGPLAANLMTGSIVIEQIFGISGMGSFFVDGVLNRDVFLVSGVTLVYSVLLITFNLVADILCLLFDKRIVLK
- the rbfA gene encoding 30S ribosome-binding factor RbfA yields the protein MTSRAIRVSEVIRRELSFCFQREVELEGLVLTISSVETTADLKEASIFISIFDASISDENLLDILNRHRNEWQKWIGKRLQSKFTPRLTFKIDDSLYRGDKVLRIIEELDKENQQK